From the genome of Aquila chrysaetos chrysaetos chromosome 8, bAquChr1.4, whole genome shotgun sequence:
GTGATGAAAGGCAAAGGCAGTCGGGGCCACACACACGTATGGTCCTCTAACGCGGTAAATCCTTGGGGACGCTGACGCCCAGCGTGGGGCAGCCCCAAATCCTCCCACGCCAGTtcaggaggggctggggacaccccTACACTCACCCCAGGGCTGGGTGCCCCCATGCCAGGCACCAAGGTGCTCCTGGCCGAGGTCGGATGTGCCACCAGGATGATATCCCCGGACCGGAGCCAGTGGGAGTGGGGTGCCATGTCCCTGCGCCCCGGGAGGCTGCCAGCACCCCTCTCTGGTGAGGGACAGGCTGGCCGGGCGCTGAACCTGGGAGATGTCCCCAGAGGGGCCCCGGCTGGTGATGCTGCCGGGGCGAGTGGATTAGGGATAACACCGCAGCGCTAAAGCCTCGCCACAAAGGGTATTAGGGATGAGTGTCAAGGGCCATCGCACAAAGCCTGGTGACACCCACAAAGGGGCAGCACCCACCCCGGGTGGCACCCCGGGGTGCCGGGGTTGAGGAGCAGGGGACGTGCCTTCGTCCCACCATCCGCACAAGGTAGCGGGAGGCTGCAGGCACGGGCACAGGTCCGAGCTCATCCTGCTGTGCCCCCAACGCCTGTCCCCAGGTCCTGGGGGGTTTGGGATGTGCCCAGGGCCTGGAGCTGGTTCCAAGGGAGAAGGAGCCGGAGCCAGCACATGCtcaggggaaggggctggcggCGTGTGCCCCCATCCCTGGGTGCAGGGTGCCCGCGCTGCGGCTGGGTGGGGGTCCTCAGTGCTCCGGGCCCCAACCCCTAcagcaggtttggggggggggggggggctcagcatCACCCACACACACCcggtggggggaggcagggtgCTCAGACCCCTGGGTCCCCACCCCACCCGCGCACGTGGGACCCCCACCATCACCCTGAGGTGGGACGTGGGTGAAAGCGAAGAAGCTAAAGGCCATgctggggggagcagagcaCCCCAAAAAGCCTGGCTGCCCATCCATGGGAGGGACACCCTTCCCAAGGCCGGGCTGGCCGGTTCCCGCAGGACCAAGACCCCCCGCAGCACGCAGCCACCCAGCACACGGCCACCGCTGTCCCCTGCCCGGACCACGGCGGTCCCTGTCCCCCCGTCCCAGGTGGGGCCACCCACCCGCTCTGACTCAGAGCCAGAATATAGGCCGGGGCTCTAAAAATAACCCAGCTCCGGCACAAAGCAATTGCTGCTCCTCCGGTCGGGGGGATTCGAGCAGGAGAGAACACCCCAAAATAGCTGCAcagcccccttctcccccccaccccatcgCTGGGGGAGCATCCCAGATGGGGACCCCAAACCCAGCTGGGGTCTGTGCTGGGGAATAGGGGGACACACACGGGTGATGCTGGTCCCCACCCGGCCATGCCGCCAAGACACTTCCCCTTCCTCCACTTCCCGAAACGGTCCTGGGCGCTGGGCTGGGCCCATGGCAGAGAGGCAAATACCCCCACACACCGCTGCCTCATACCCGGGGACCCCCCCGTTTAGGAGGAGCCCCGGCATCGAGGGACCCCCGGGGACCAAGGACAGAGGGTGGCGGCACGGCCGCCGCACCCAGCACCCCGTACCCGGATATTTTGGGCATCCCCACCCAAAATATGGGGTGGGTCTTGGCCCGTCCTGGGCACGGCGGTGGGTTGGCACTGGGTGCTGTGCACAGCCAGCCACAGCGGGTCCCAGTGTCACCCCTCCCCACCACACCGGCCCCGGGGTGCTCCCTTGCtggccgggggtggggggggggcccgggccATGCCAGGGCAGGGCCCTTCGTTAGCCAGCCGGCTCGTTAGCCAGGCCCATGTGgcagccctccttcccccaaTGCAAGGGCACGGCCAAGTGGGATGCTGTGTCCCAcggctggggaggtggggggggacacagacccccagcccacctccctgtccctggcaccagcccccccccaaatagGTGGGTTTGGAGGGGTCACACACCCCAGTCTGGGCTGCCCCTCACCCTGGGGtacccccccatccccagctgccccccaccccaggatGCCCCCCCCCCTACCCAGCTGCTCCCCCACCTTCACCCGCAAGCGGTCTCACCTGGATGGGAGCCGTGCTGAACTGGATCTTGCGGTTGGGGACCGGCTCCTCTTCCTCAGGACAGCCCGGGGATCTCCACACAACCCGACTCGGGCTCGTACAGCCCTtcggcctcctcctcctcctccagcccgcTGCCCCCCGAGTCCTCCCCGAGCCCGCTGTAGGCACTTATGTCCACCAGGTCCGCCTCGGAGAAGTCCTCCTTCTTGGCCTCCTCGTAGGCATCGCCCTCCTCTGCCCGCTCGCCCTTGATGCCCTCCTCGCCCGTGGCCGGCCCCGAGCCCCCTTCCAGCCGGGGGGCGGTGGGCGCCGGACCCTCGGCCCCCTTGGCCGGCTGGGGCGCGGGCGCTGGTTCCCCCGCCGCCGtcgcttcctcctcctcctcctccgcctcgCCGctctcctccacctccaccGGCTTGATCTTGCAGACCTCCTGCACCCGTGGGGTGGCCGTCTCCTTCTCCACCGGCCGGCCGCTCTTCGccgctgccttctcctcctccgGCGGCCTGGCCCGTGCCGGGGCGGCATGGCCATCGCCCGACCGTCCGGCCTCGGGGCCCGGCAAGAAGACCCGAGGTCGCTTGCCCACCACCTTGGCATTGAGCGGTCCTCCCGCTCGTCCCGGCGCCTTATGGAGGTTGTTACGGAGGTCGGCCTTCTCGAAGACGGCGCTGAGTTGGCTGACGGTGGGCGAGACGGCTTCGGTGTCCAGCTTATCCAAGGACTCGGTGCTGCCGTTGAACCTCACCACCACGTCCAGCTTACGGTCCTGGAAACCGGCTCGTTCCTTACGTAGCAAGAGCTTGGTGGTGGTGGCCTTCTCCTGCGGGCTCCTCTCGAAGATCTTACGGGTCTCCTGCAGCTTGGAGAAGGGTTTGTCGGGTTTGGAATCGAAGCGGCTGACCCTCTCCGAGACGCTGGTGCCCAGCTTGAGGAGGTTGCCCTGGTCCATGCTCTCGCTGAGGCTGCCGGCCCGGGGCAAGGAGAGACGGACGGGCTTCTCCTTGGCCTTGGCCAGGTCGCAGGCGCCTTCGGGGCCGGGCGCCGTCCCCATCTGCAGGAACATGTTCTTGATACGGTGAACGTTGGAGCCATACTTCTTACCCCGGCTTTTCTTGCCGTCTTCTCCATCGGCCTCCTTTGTAGGTGCCAGGGCCTGGATGGTGGCCTCGTAGGCGTTACGGTGAGGGGACGCGCTCCGGAGACCCCCGCCGCCCGTCGCTCCGCCGGAGGGGGaccccccgccggcggccgccccgccgcctgcCTCCGTCCTCAACATGCCGCCACCGGGCCTCCGCGCCGCatcgcccgccgccgccgccgccgccgccgccaccaccgccACCGCCGCTCCCCCCGGTCTCGCCGCGGCCCCTCGTCGGCTACAGCggcatggggagggggatgcCGCCCgtggcgcgggggggggggtggtggccGTCACCGGCACACCTGCACCGGCCCACGGGGGGGGCTGTCGGGCCTGGTCAGGCCATGTccatcctggggggggggggggccctcctccagcccaggcccttcttccttcctcccttctcctcctcttcccctttctctgtgGCTGGTGATGGAGCCGCTGCTGCCTGCGATCTgcccgccccgctgcccgcaGAGCCCTCTGGGTCTTAGCGGCGCGTTCGCTCTTCCTCTTCCTCGCCGCCCCGTGCTTCGGCCTCGCCGCCGCCtcgccgggggggggggggccgccggcGACCCCCGCTTGCCGCCCAGATGCCCCACGGTCCCCTTCCCCACACCCACGCGGGGGTCCCCTCCCTCTGGCATGTCCCCCCCACTTCTCGCCCAGCATCCGTGCCGTGCCAtgcgtcccccccccgccccgctctgGCTTGTCCGGTGTTGCCACCCCCCTCCGGCTCTGTCCCCCACGATTCCTGgctgtcccgtcccccccccccagttttgtCCCTGTGGCCCCCAGGCTGGTCCCTATGTCCCCTCAGTCCTGGCCCTGTACCCCCCCAGTTTTGCACCCACATCCCCTGGATCTGCCCCTACGTCCCCCCATTACCTCCATAATTTTGTACCCAtgtccccccccatcccacccccatATCCCCCCGAGTTTGTACCCACGTCCCCCCCCACCTTATCCCTGTATCCCTTCATGCTGTCCCCATATCCCCCCCAAGTTTATACCCACATCCCCCCATCTTATCCCCGTATCCCCCCAAGTTTGTACCCACGTCCCCCCACCCTGTCCCTGCGCCCCTCCCGGGtctgtccccgtgtcccctTGCTCCTCTCCCTGCGTCCCCTCAGTTTTATCCACGTGTCCCCATGCTCCCATCCCTTAAGACTTCCACACACCCGTGCCCAAAGCCCCCCCATCTCGAGGTGGTGTCCCCACAGGACCCCTATTTACTTTCTGTCCCCATAAATCCATCCCTGGGGTGCAgcacatccccccccccccccaacgccTCCACCCACgggtggcaggaggggaaactgaggcagggggcccccggggtggggggctaCGTTGCTGCTCCCCTGCCTTCCTGCACCTGCCGGCTGATATTTTGGGGGGTTATTTGGGGGTTTGCTGTCTTCCCACCAGGCACCAgggttgggggcggggggggccagAGCTGATAGattggggctgtgctgggggtcCCTGCTACGGGCTGAGCCCCCCAAGGGGCTGGGGaacggggtggggggcacccctgctcccccaggCCGGTGAGCGCACGGGCGCCAGGACCCTGCAGATGCTCCGCGTTCCCCGACACAGCCTCCCGGCCCTTTGTGCGTGACGCGGCGTGACGAGGCGTGACGTGACGTGACGCGGCGCGacgtcccccgtccccccccccccatccacgGTCACCCCTTTCCCTTTCCGCTGCCGCCatcccccccctgcccccccccccccaacacacacagaccccCACCGAACCCCACCGCAGGGTCTGCTCCCCCACCGCCGCCCACCCTCCAGTACCCCGGCACCCTCCGCTTCGTCCTTCCGCGCTCCCTGCGTACGCACACGCGTGTGAACAGGCCCGCGCACGCTCCCGTCTCGCTGCCGCACAAGGGCACACGCGTGTGCGAGGCAGCGGTGCTGGCAGGCTCCCTGCCACGCCGGTATGGGGACGGGGTGTCTGTTGTCCCCAAGTGTCCCCCACTGTCCCCCAGATGCCATCCCACTACCCACGAGTGGGGACCACCAGGACAAGCCCACCcaggggacaccccccccccccccccccaacaaggGGACGCGGGAGCCCCTCGGCAGCCCCACTCCTCTCCACGTTCTGGAGGGGCTCGGGTACCGCGGCACCTTGGTGGCAGGACGTGGCCGTGGTGGGGGTCCCCCCTCTGTGTCCCTagtgggaccccccccaggagggccccccccccccggccaggccagccccgctgcctccgTCAATCAGCCCTGGCCCCGTTCCCGGGTGCTGGTGAAGATGGAGGCCCCCGAGCTGCTCCGGGTCTGGGTGCTGGCAGGCGAGTGGCAACCccgtcaccccccccccccccccccagggaggggacacggccaggCCAGGGGTACCCCCGGAGGGGAGGGAATGGGGGGGACCCCCAGAGAGGGGTGCGGATGGGGGTTGCCGGTGGGaagggacgggggggggggggggggggggatgtggcTGTGACGTGACGGGGCTAAATAAAGCCGTCCTGTCCCTGGTGTCAGCTGGGTTTGGGAGAGGGGGGACCGAGTGGAACCTGTCCATGATGGGTCCAGGGCAAGGGAAGgtgctgtccccatccccgtccctgtccccattcCCACTCCCTCCTAAATATAGCCCACCCCGCTGTCCTGGGACGCCTGGCACCACAGGGACACGTTTCTGTCCCAGCCGGGTGTCCCAAGGGGGGGTCTGCGGGCACCTGCAGGTCATCCTGGGGTCTCTGGggaatggggaaactgaggcagggaggagcCATGTCCCCTAGTCCCAGATCTAGTCCTGTGCCTGTCCACAGCAGTGGccctgggggggtcccgggcCACCCTCCCCGACCACCATGTCCTCCCTGACCACCGTGTCTCCTCCGAGACCGGAGCCGTCTTCGTCCACGAGCTGGAGCGGGACCTGTTCCAGGAAGCCTTCCTTGTCGGGCACGAGGATGATGACGGTGAGGGCCAGGCCGAGGGGACTGGGGACGAGGGGTTGTCCTGCAGTGCCtggtttggggcggggggggctgggacTGTTAATGGGGAGCACTGCCTAatgcctcctccccaccaggCATGACCCCAGCTGGGCCGTCTGTCCGTCCCTCCCTCCATTCATCCACTCTTGTACAtatccatccatccctccatccctccatccatccctccatccatccctccatccctccacccccacGCCACCCCTCCGCCCATTTGGGGACCCCCGCCCGCCACCCCATCACCCTGTTAAACCCACCCGGGAGCAgcatccctttcctcccccaccGCTGAGGCGTCGGGGGGTCACCTCCATTTGGGGTCATTCAGCTCAAAAAGGGGAGCGGGACCCTCCTGGGGCACAACCGGCACAGGGACCAGTTATGCTTCCTTGTTGGGACCGGTTGGATGGGGAAGGGCTTGCGGGGTGAGGGTCCACCCGCGGCACAGCCTGGTGGCATGTGTCCCCCCATGTCTGTGTCCGCCCCCACCCGTCCGTGTGTCCTGGCACCCAGCAGCCGCCCCCATCACCTTCCAAGCCCACCTCCGGGACCACCCCGACCTGCCGCGGTGGCTGCGGTACATCCAACGTGACCCCCACCAGCCAGCCTACCTCTACGGTTGCCCCACGGCCACCGAGGTGGGCACACACACCATCGAGGTAGGTGCCCACCCTCGCGACCCCGTGCCAGGGGGGGTGACACGGGGCGCAGggctggcattttttttttttggggggggggggggggtctctccTCTGTTTGCAGGTGCTGGCGTACAACCGGCACACCTACGAGACGGCGGCGCAGCGCCTCGTCATCACCGTCGTCCCCGCTCCAGGTAAGGACTCTGCACCCCCAAATCGCAGCGGGATGTCCCGGACCCCCCACAGGATGGCGGTGGGGTGTCCCCACGGGTGccatgtgtgtgtgtcccgtcccccccccccaggtgggGACCCGCCGTACCAGGGCGAGTTCCTGGTGGGGAACAGGAAcgtggaggagctgctgccggCGGCCGCGCAGGAGATCTTCCTCCAGGCCACGGCCGGCGTCTGGGATCAGGACGACCTCCATGTCATCAACATCACCTCTGCTCTGGACCGGGGCGGCCGCGTCCCGCTGCCCATCGAGGGGCGCAAGGAGGGGTACGGGCagactcggggggg
Proteins encoded in this window:
- the PPP1R9B gene encoding LOW QUALITY PROTEIN: neurabin-2 (The sequence of the model RefSeq protein was modified relative to this genomic sequence to represent the inferred CDS: deleted 1 base in 1 codon): MLRTEAGGGAAAGGGSPSGGATGGGGLRSASPHRNAYEATIQALAPTKEADGEDGKKSRGKKYGSNVHRIKNMFLQMGTAPGPEGACDLAKAKEKPVRLSLPRAGSLSESMDQGNLLKLGTSVSERVSRFDSKPDKPFSKLQETRKIFERSPQEKATTTKLLLRKERAGFQDRKLDVVVRFNGSTESLDKLDTEAVSPTVSQLSAVFEKADLRNNLHKAPGRAGGPLNAKVVGKRPRVFLPGPEAGRSGDGHAAPARARPPEEEKAAAKSGRPVEKETATPRVQEVCKIKPVEVEESGEAEEEEEEATAAGEPAPAPQPAKGAEGPAPTAPRLEGGSGPATGEEGIKGERAEEGDAYEEAKKEDFSEADLVDISAYSGLGEDSGGSGLEEEEEAEGLYEPESGCVEIPGLSEEEEPVPNRKIQFSTAPIQVFSTYSNEDYDRRNEDVDPMAASAEYELEKRVERLDLFPVELEKDSEGLGISIIGMGAGADMGLEKLGIFVKTVTEGGAAHRDGRIQVNDLIVEVDGTSLVGVTQSFAASVLRNTKGRVRFLIGREKPGEQSEVAQLIQQTLEQERWQREMIEQRYTQYTEDDEETGEYATDEEEEMSPMFPSGEMAIEVFELAENEDTLSPVEMDPEKLVHKFKELQIKHAVTEAEIQQLKRKLQCLEQEKARWRAEKAQLEQSVEENKERMEKLEGYWMEAQNLCQAVDEHLKETQAQYQTLERKYSKAKRLIKEYQQKEIEFLKKETAQRRVLEESELAHKEEMEKLQEKISELEAKLQTLKNSNPT
- the SGCA gene encoding alpha-sarcoglycan isoform X3 — translated: MGTGCLLSPSVPHCPPDAIPLPTSGDHQDKPTQGTPPPPPPNKGTREPLGSPTPLHVLEGLGYRGTLVAGRGRGGGPPSVSLVGPPPGGPPPPGQASPAASVNQPWPRSRVLVKMEAPELLRVWVLAVALGGSRATLPDHHVLPDHRVSSETGAVFVHELERDLFQEAFLVGHEDDDAAAPITFQAHLRDHPDLPRWLRYIQRDPHQPAYLYGCPTATEVGTHTIEVLAYNRHTYETAAQRLVITVVPAPGGDPPYQGEFLVGNRNVEELLPAAAQEIFLQATAGVWDQDDLHVINITSALDRGGRVPLPIEGRKEGVYVKVGSHGTFSPCLASAASPQSRFRCSLGQQPLASCYDTFAPHFTIRWCNLTLLQVWPSPTASGPVWGSGVLEEDGDFQPPTDAPPQDLLPGFLVTLLVPLAVAVLLCLLLGHLMCCRREGVKKRDSETSDIQLVHHTTIHGDTEELRHMASSRDVPRPLSTLPMFNVRTGQRINPMPSPPDGARVPLLPQ
- the SGCA gene encoding alpha-sarcoglycan isoform X5: MGTGCLLSPSVPHCPPDAIPLPTSGDHQDKPTQGTPPPPPPNKGTREPLGSPTPLHVLEGLGYRGTLVAGRGRGGGPPSVSLVGPPPGGPPPPGQASPAASVNQPWPRSRVLVKMEAPELLRVWVLAAVALGGSRATLPDHHVLPDHRVSSETGAVFVHELERDLFQEAFLVGHEDDDAAAPITFQAHLRDHPDLPRWLRYIQRDPHQPAYLYGCPTATEVGTHTIEVLAYNRHTYETAAQRLVITVVPAPGGDPPYQGEFLVGNRNVEELLPAAAQEIFLQATAGVWDQDDLHVINITSALDRGGRVPLPIEGRKEGVYVKVGSHGTFSPCLASAASPQSRFRCSLGQQPLASCYDTFAPHFTIRWCNLTLDLLPGFLVTLLVPLAVAVLLCLLLGHLMCCRREGVKKRDSETSDIQLVHHTTIHGDTEELRHMASSRDVPRPLSTLPMFNVRTGQRINPMPSPPDGARVPLLPQ
- the SGCA gene encoding alpha-sarcoglycan isoform X1, which encodes MGTGCLLSPSVPHCPPDAIPLPTSGDHQDKPTQGTPPPPPPNKGTREPLGSPTPLHVLEGLGYRGTLVAGRGRGGGPPSVSLVGPPPGGPPPPGQASPAASVNQPWPRSRVLVKMEAPELLRVWVLAAVALGGSRATLPDHHVLPDHRVSSETGAVFVHELERDLFQEAFLVGHEDDDAAAPITFQAHLRDHPDLPRWLRYIQRDPHQPAYLYGCPTATEVGTHTIEVLAYNRHTYETAAQRLVITVVPAPGGDPPYQGEFLVGNRNVEELLPAAAQEIFLQATAGVWDQDDLHVINITSALDRGGRVPLPIEGRKEGVYVKVGSHGTFSPCLASAASPQSRFRCSLGQQPLASCYDTFAPHFTIRWCNLTLLQVWPSPTASGPVWGSGVLEEDGDFQPPTDAPPQDLLPGFLVTLLVPLAVAVLLCLLLGHLMCCRREGVKKRDSETSDIQLVHHTTIHGDTEELRHMASSRDVPRPLSTLPMFNVRTGQRINPMPSPPDGARVPLLPQ
- the SGCA gene encoding alpha-sarcoglycan isoform X4, which produces MGTGCLLSPSVPHCPPDAIPLPTSGDHQDKPTQGTPPPPPPNKGTREPLGSPTPLHVLEGLGYRGTLVAGRGRGGGPPSVSLVGPPPGGPPPPGQASPAASVNQPWPRSRVLVKMEAPELLRVWVLAAVALGGSRATLPDHHVLPDHRVSSETGAVFVHELERDLFQEAFLVGHEDDDAAAPITFQAHLRDHPDLPRWLRYIQRDPHQPAYLYGCPTATEVGTHTIEVLAYNRHTYETAAQRLVITVVPAPGGDPPYQGEFLVGNRNVEELLPAAAQEIFLQATAGVWDQDDLHVINITSALDRGGRVPLPIEGRKEGVYVKVGSHGTFSPCLASAASPQSRFRCSLGQQPLASCYDTFAPHFTIRWCNLTLLQDLLPGFLVTLLVPLAVAVLLCLLLGHLMCCRREGVKKRDSETSDIQLVHHTTIHGDTEELRHMASSRDVPRPLSTLPMFNVRTGQRINPMPSPPDGARVPLLPQ
- the SGCA gene encoding alpha-sarcoglycan isoform X2; translation: MGTGCLLSPSVPHCPPDAIPLPTSGDHQDKPTQGTPPPPPPNKGTREPLGSPTPLHVLEGLGYRGTLVAGRGRGGGPPSVSLVGPPPGGPPPPGQASPAASVNQPWPRSRVLVKMEAPELLRVWVLAAVALGGSRATLPDHHVLPDHRVSSETGAVFVHELERDLFQEAFLVGHEDDDAAPITFQAHLRDHPDLPRWLRYIQRDPHQPAYLYGCPTATEVGTHTIEVLAYNRHTYETAAQRLVITVVPAPGGDPPYQGEFLVGNRNVEELLPAAAQEIFLQATAGVWDQDDLHVINITSALDRGGRVPLPIEGRKEGVYVKVGSHGTFSPCLASAASPQSRFRCSLGQQPLASCYDTFAPHFTIRWCNLTLLQVWPSPTASGPVWGSGVLEEDGDFQPPTDAPPQDLLPGFLVTLLVPLAVAVLLCLLLGHLMCCRREGVKKRDSETSDIQLVHHTTIHGDTEELRHMASSRDVPRPLSTLPMFNVRTGQRINPMPSPPDGARVPLLPQ